A window of Blastomonas sp. SL216 contains these coding sequences:
- a CDS encoding mechanosensitive ion channel, producing MTTKKTADAPPVLPEPITAENVEQRLASLWAWISDHAIEIAIAVGVGTAIYFALAYLQRRARIYADKQPDRLSLAAIIGRTLSKTKQYFLIMISARLVVGFSEAPDGIVRVVTFLFTVAAVFQVAIWAREIILGMIERRASGSDDAGSETLANAMSLIRLLVTVVLFAIASIMVLDNLGVNVTGLIAGLGIGGIAIGLAAQGIFSDLFAALSIIFDKPFKRGETIGFDTTTATVEKIGLKSARLRSVNGEEIIISNTNLLGKQIINYTRLNRRRTRYRIGLVYQTAPDRARLVPGMLKEIVEQASGIFIRCGFVGFGASSIDFELDFDVMSSDFEVVFETRHRVGIAILERFNAEKLEFAYPTQTSFTAAPDGRFIMPYPEGGFQVAMAEHE from the coding sequence ATGACGACCAAAAAGACCGCAGACGCGCCCCCCGTCCTTCCTGAACCGATCACCGCAGAGAATGTCGAGCAGCGGCTTGCCAGCCTCTGGGCCTGGATCAGCGACCATGCCATCGAGATTGCGATTGCGGTGGGCGTGGGCACGGCGATCTATTTCGCGCTGGCCTATCTGCAGCGGCGCGCGCGCATCTATGCCGACAAGCAACCCGACCGGCTGTCGCTCGCCGCGATCATCGGGCGTACCTTGTCCAAGACCAAGCAGTATTTCCTGATCATGATCTCCGCGCGGCTGGTGGTCGGCTTTTCCGAGGCACCCGATGGCATCGTCCGGGTGGTGACCTTCCTGTTCACCGTCGCAGCCGTATTCCAGGTGGCGATCTGGGCGCGCGAGATCATCCTGGGCATGATCGAGCGGCGCGCATCGGGCAGCGACGATGCCGGCAGCGAGACGCTGGCCAATGCGATGTCGCTGATCCGCCTGCTGGTGACGGTGGTGCTGTTCGCCATCGCCTCGATCATGGTGCTCGACAATCTGGGCGTCAATGTCACCGGCCTTATCGCGGGTCTGGGTATCGGCGGTATCGCCATCGGTCTGGCGGCGCAGGGCATATTTTCTGACCTGTTTGCCGCGCTGTCGATCATCTTCGACAAGCCGTTCAAGCGCGGGGAGACGATCGGCTTCGATACCACCACCGCCACGGTCGAGAAGATCGGGCTGAAAAGCGCGCGGCTGCGCTCGGTCAATGGTGAGGAGATCATCATCTCGAACACCAATCTGCTGGGCAAGCAGATCATCAACTACACGCGGCTCAATCGCCGGCGGACGCGCTATCGCATCGGTCTGGTCTATCAGACCGCACCCGACCGCGCGCGGCTGGTGCCGGGGATGCTCAAGGAGATCGTCGAGCAGGCCAGCGGCATCTTCATCCGCTGCGGCTTTGTCGGCTTCGGCGCGAGTTCGATCGATTTCGAACTCGATTTCGACGTGATGAGCAGCGATTTCGAGGTGGTGTTCGAGACGCGCCACCGGGTCGGCATCGCCATTCTGGAAAGGTTCAACGCCGAGAAGCTCGAATTCGCCTATCCCACCCAGACATCGTTCACCGCCGCCCCCGATGGCCGGTTTATCATGCCTTATCCCGAGGGCGGCTTTCAGGTGGCCATGGCCGAGCACGAGTGA
- a CDS encoding biopolymer transporter ExbD encodes MAMSVGGGGGEEKPMSDINTTPLVDVMLVLLIIFLIAIPVVIQTVDDLEIPVVEFEPTETKNENILLSVSSTDANGLSPGDDGFAGASPNGECRVYVNVTPVDNAELQELAVKRLESIIENAGGVENLKEEDLPEVHIRGDVNAPYRCIGGAIFTVQRAGFAKVGFISSPIALVEAG; translated from the coding sequence ATGGCAATGAGCGTTGGAGGCGGCGGCGGCGAAGAGAAGCCGATGTCCGACATCAACACCACGCCCCTGGTGGACGTGATGCTGGTGCTTCTGATCATCTTCCTGATCGCGATTCCGGTCGTGATCCAGACGGTGGACGATCTGGAAATCCCGGTGGTCGAGTTCGAACCGACCGAGACGAAGAACGAAAACATCCTGCTTTCGGTTTCCTCGACTGATGCCAATGGCCTCAGCCCCGGTGACGATGGCTTTGCGGGCGCCAGCCCGAACGGCGAGTGCCGCGTGTACGTGAACGTCACGCCGGTGGACAATGCCGAGCTCCAGGAACTCGCTGTGAAGCGTCTGGAATCGATCATTGAAAATGCCGGTGGCGTGGAAAATCTGAAGGAAGAAGATCTTCCTGAAGTGCACATCCGCGGTGACGTCAATGCACCCTATCGTTGCATCGGCGGCGCGATTTTCACCGTGCAGCGGGCCGGTTTCGCCAAGGTGGGCTTTATTTCCTCGCCCATCGCGCTGGTTGAAGCAGGTTAA
- a CDS encoding MotA/TolQ/ExbB proton channel family protein: MLIEMLAAAAGEAPKNAFGFAEALEQGGVIAYATVVILGIMSFGSFFILFTKLFEQQKVLSQGAKVRETFWRAGSMKEGANKLEKNTAYRQIVDDGLKAQEEHAKLTDPVEAHDWLHGSLSRSEAAINAKLAGGLPFLATVGATSPFIGLFGTVIGIYRALIKIGIAGQASIDQVAGPVGEALIMTALGLGVAVPAVLAYNWLQARNKLIAAQLSAFSTDVLGYMASNGAVVPAVKAAAPAAKPAAPAAAPIKK, from the coding sequence ATGTTGATTGAAATGCTTGCTGCGGCTGCAGGTGAGGCGCCGAAAAACGCTTTCGGTTTTGCGGAAGCTCTCGAGCAGGGCGGTGTGATCGCTTACGCCACCGTCGTTATCCTGGGTATCATGTCGTTCGGCTCGTTCTTCATCCTGTTCACCAAGCTGTTCGAACAGCAGAAGGTGCTTTCGCAGGGTGCCAAGGTTCGTGAAACCTTCTGGCGCGCTGGCAGCATGAAGGAAGGCGCCAACAAGCTCGAGAAGAACACTGCCTACCGTCAGATCGTCGACGACGGCCTGAAGGCTCAGGAAGAGCATGCCAAGCTGACTGACCCCGTCGAAGCACATGACTGGCTGCACGGTTCGCTGAGCCGTTCGGAAGCTGCCATCAACGCCAAGCTGGCTGGTGGTCTGCCGTTCCTGGCAACCGTGGGTGCAACCTCGCCGTTCATCGGTCTGTTCGGTACCGTTATCGGTATCTACCGCGCATTGATCAAGATCGGCATCGCCGGTCAGGCTTCGATCGACCAGGTGGCAGGTCCCGTGGGTGAAGCACTCATCATGACCGCACTGGGTCTGGGCGTGGCTGTTCCCGCCGTGCTTGCCTACAACTGGCTGCAGGCTCGCAACAAGCTGATCGCTGCCCAGCTGAGCGCCTTCTCGACCGACGTTCTGGGCTATATGGCTTCGAACGGCGCCGTGGTTCCGGCTGTCAAGGCTGCCGCTCCGGCTGCCAAGCCTGCTGCTCCCGCCGCCGCACCGATCAAGAAGTAA
- a CDS encoding glycosyltransferase, exosortase A system-associated, which produces MTRILHVLDHSLPLHSGYSFRTRAIMTAQQRAGLDVRGVTSVRHQASLPAGAEVEAVEQHDGLTFHRTMEPVSGPPGLREWRDIAALARATEATAAIWKPDILHAHSPALNGLAAIRAGRKLGLPVLYEIRAFWEDAAVGNGTGSEHSAKYWLTRQMENRAVAQADAVAVICEGLREDLIARGFPPSKIMVSPNGVDMEMFGTPVPADPARAEALGLTGKTVLGFIGSFYPYEGLDDLIAAMPLMLERDPDIRLLLVGGGPAEPALRAQAESSPAAHAICFAGRVPHSEVEQYYSLTDILVYPRKAMRLTETVTPLKPLEAMAQGRLVAASNVGGHRELIADGMTGTLFAPDDPAAMAQALAGLVAARDSWDERRATARAFVAEERNWARNVQRYQPVYQRMLEHHAGRRVSSAA; this is translated from the coding sequence ATGACCCGGATCCTGCACGTTCTCGACCATAGCCTGCCGCTCCACAGCGGCTATAGTTTCCGCACGCGCGCGATCATGACCGCGCAGCAACGCGCCGGGCTGGACGTGCGCGGCGTCACCAGCGTGCGGCATCAGGCCTCGCTTCCTGCAGGCGCTGAGGTGGAGGCGGTCGAGCAGCATGACGGCCTGACTTTCCACCGCACGATGGAACCCGTCTCAGGGCCGCCGGGCCTGCGCGAATGGCGCGATATCGCCGCGCTGGCGCGCGCAACCGAGGCCACCGCCGCGATCTGGAAGCCCGACATCCTGCATGCCCATTCGCCCGCGCTCAACGGGCTGGCCGCGATCCGCGCCGGGCGCAAACTCGGTCTGCCCGTCCTTTATGAAATCCGCGCCTTCTGGGAAGATGCCGCGGTCGGCAACGGCACCGGCAGCGAGCATTCGGCCAAATACTGGCTCACGCGCCAGATGGAAAACCGCGCGGTAGCCCAGGCCGATGCGGTCGCGGTGATCTGCGAAGGCTTGCGCGAAGACCTGATCGCGCGCGGCTTTCCGCCCTCCAAGATCATGGTCTCGCCCAATGGCGTGGACATGGAGATGTTCGGCACCCCGGTGCCCGCCGACCCCGCCCGCGCCGAAGCGCTCGGGCTGACCGGCAAGACGGTGCTGGGCTTTATCGGCAGCTTCTATCCCTATGAAGGGCTCGACGACCTGATCGCCGCGATGCCGCTGATGCTGGAACGCGATCCCGATATCCGCCTGTTGCTGGTGGGTGGCGGCCCTGCCGAGCCAGCCTTGCGCGCCCAGGCGGAAAGCTCGCCAGCCGCGCACGCCATCTGCTTTGCTGGCCGCGTGCCGCATAGCGAGGTGGAGCAGTATTACAGCCTCACCGATATTCTGGTCTACCCGCGCAAGGCGATGCGCCTGACCGAGACGGTGACGCCGCTCAAGCCCCTGGAAGCGATGGCGCAGGGCCGCCTGGTCGCAGCATCCAATGTCGGCGGGCATCGCGAGCTGATTGCCGATGGCATGACCGGCACGCTGTTCGCACCTGACGATCCCGCCGCCATGGCGCAGGCGCTGGCCGGATTGGTCGCGGCGCGCGATAGTTGGGATGAGCGACGGGCCACCGCCCGGGCCTTTGTTGCCGAGGAACGCAACTGGGCGCGGAATGTTCAGCGTTATCAACCCGTTTACCAACGCATGCTAGAGCATCATGCGGGCAGGCGCGTTTCCAGCGCTGCCTGA
- a CDS encoding MaoC family dehydratase — protein MSAISPQEMKDMVGKTLGTSEWLLVDQDMINKFADATGDHQFIHVNEEMAKMTPFGGTIAHGFLTLSLFPVLMAKSDCPRVEGVKMGVNYGGNKVRFLAPVRSGKKVRGHFKLLDLEEKRPGQWQQTLEFTVEIEGEDKPAVMAEWISQFFV, from the coding sequence ATGAGCGCAATTTCCCCGCAGGAAATGAAGGACATGGTCGGCAAGACGCTGGGCACGTCGGAATGGCTGCTGGTCGATCAGGACATGATCAACAAGTTCGCCGATGCGACCGGCGACCACCAGTTCATCCATGTGAACGAAGAGATGGCCAAGATGACGCCGTTCGGCGGCACCATCGCCCATGGCTTCCTCACGCTGTCGCTCTTCCCGGTGCTGATGGCCAAGTCTGACTGCCCGCGCGTCGAAGGCGTGAAAATGGGCGTCAACTATGGCGGCAACAAGGTTCGTTTCCTCGCACCTGTCCGCTCGGGCAAGAAGGTGCGCGGCCATTTCAAGCTGCTGGACCTGGAGGAAAAGCGCCCCGGCCAGTGGCAGCAGACGCTCGAATTCACGGTCGAGATCGAAGGCGAAGACAAGCCTGCCGTGATGGCCGAGTGGATCAGCCAGTTTTTCGTGTGA
- a CDS encoding energy transducer TonB, which yields MAYADQQASGNKIVSLVIVALIHIVVIYALVTGLAYSAVKSVAEKLNVVDVEEEVIEPEEPPPPPPDQPITPPPVVTPPPIVRTPPTTAPVITTTNTPPPVFTPTPVVAPPPPPPAAPPPPSKASGASPRGNPGSWATTNDYPARALREERAGTTRFRVTIGPDGRVTDCQITGSSGHADLDEATCKNVSRRARFKPALDSAGNAISDTYSNAVRWEIPK from the coding sequence ATGGCCTATGCTGATCAACAGGCAAGCGGAAACAAGATAGTTTCCCTCGTTATCGTGGCATTGATCCACATCGTGGTCATCTATGCCCTGGTGACAGGACTTGCATATAGTGCGGTCAAGTCGGTCGCAGAGAAGCTGAACGTCGTTGACGTTGAGGAAGAGGTGATTGAGCCGGAAGAGCCGCCGCCACCTCCGCCTGATCAGCCGATCACGCCGCCGCCGGTCGTAACGCCGCCGCCGATCGTTCGGACGCCGCCAACCACGGCTCCGGTCATCACCACCACCAACACGCCGCCGCCGGTATTCACGCCGACGCCGGTCGTGGCTCCCCCGCCGCCGCCGCCGGCTGCGCCTCCGCCGCCTTCCAAGGCTTCGGGTGCATCGCCTCGCGGTAACCCGGGAAGCTGGGCAACCACCAACGACTATCCGGCGCGTGCGCTTCGTGAAGAGCGTGCCGGTACCACCCGGTTCCGTGTTACCATTGGCCCTGATGGCCGTGTGACGGATTGCCAGATCACCGGATCGAGCGGCCATGCCGATCTCGACGAGGCGACCTGCAAGAACGTGAGCCGCAGAGCGCGCTTCAAGCCCGCCCTGGACTCCGCAGGTAATGCGATCTCGGATACCTATTCGAACGCGGTTCGCTGGGAAATTCCGAAGTAA
- a CDS encoding putative O-glycosylation ligase, exosortase A system-associated yields MRDLAFVGFLAAFLALGFKRPFIFVLAYAYVDIVAPQRLSYWMLNAVPISLIVFGLAFLGWLIADDKKDMRVSFRQGMMLLLFMWCAYTTRTADFPIDAQGKWEWVWKALIFAMFLPLTLRTKLRIEALGLMMVLCASSIIITGGIKTLVSGGGYGVMQLLISDNSGLYEGSIISTVAICIIPLILWLANYGTVFTPDWRVKGFAYALIFACLLIPVGTQARTGLVCIGVLAVLMLRFVRYRFLYAGLAMALAVAAVPFLPSSFTNRMATIGEYKADQSASTRVAVWAWTWKYVQQHPLGGGFEAYLQNKVKFDTVAAKGDGPNTQIEKQEITDKGRAYHSSYFEMLGEQGFPGLFMWLVIHLGGVVRMEIIQRIYRKRNREDETWVVPLALALQNGQIVFMVGSAFVGIAFQPFVYMLIAMQIGLDTYLARRRKEAAFRPLVDARAAPKVA; encoded by the coding sequence ATGCGTGATCTTGCCTTTGTCGGCTTTCTGGCCGCGTTCCTCGCGCTGGGCTTCAAGCGGCCGTTCATCTTCGTGCTGGCTTATGCCTATGTCGATATCGTCGCGCCGCAGCGCCTGTCCTACTGGATGCTCAACGCGGTGCCGATCTCGCTCATTGTCTTCGGGCTGGCGTTTCTCGGTTGGCTCATTGCTGACGACAAGAAGGACATGCGCGTCTCGTTCCGCCAGGGGATGATGCTGCTGCTGTTCATGTGGTGCGCCTATACGACGCGCACGGCCGACTTTCCGATCGATGCGCAGGGCAAATGGGAATGGGTGTGGAAGGCGCTGATCTTCGCGATGTTCCTTCCGCTGACGCTGCGAACCAAGCTGCGGATCGAGGCGCTGGGATTGATGATGGTGCTGTGCGCCAGCTCGATCATCATCACCGGTGGCATCAAGACGCTGGTTTCCGGCGGCGGCTATGGCGTGATGCAGTTGCTGATTTCCGACAATAGCGGGCTGTACGAGGGCTCGATCATCTCGACCGTCGCGATCTGCATCATTCCGCTGATCCTGTGGCTCGCCAATTACGGCACGGTGTTCACGCCCGACTGGCGGGTGAAGGGCTTTGCCTATGCGCTGATCTTTGCCTGTCTGCTGATCCCGGTGGGGACGCAGGCGCGAACCGGCCTGGTGTGCATTGGCGTGCTCGCGGTGCTGATGCTGCGCTTCGTGCGCTACCGCTTTCTTTATGCCGGGCTGGCGATGGCGCTGGCGGTGGCGGCGGTGCCGTTCCTGCCCTCCAGCTTCACCAACCGCATGGCGACGATCGGCGAATACAAGGCCGACCAGTCCGCCTCGACCCGCGTCGCGGTCTGGGCCTGGACCTGGAAATATGTGCAGCAGCACCCGCTGGGCGGAGGCTTTGAGGCCTATCTGCAGAACAAGGTGAAATTCGATACCGTCGCGGCCAAGGGCGATGGCCCCAACACCCAGATCGAGAAGCAGGAAATCACCGACAAGGGCCGCGCCTATCATTCGAGCTATTTCGAGATGCTGGGCGAGCAGGGCTTTCCCGGCCTGTTCATGTGGCTGGTGATCCATCTGGGTGGCGTGGTGCGGATGGAGATCATCCAGCGCATCTATCGCAAGCGCAACCGCGAGGACGAGACCTGGGTGGTCCCGCTGGCGCTGGCGCTGCAGAACGGTCAGATCGTCTTCATGGTCGGCTCGGCCTTTGTCGGCATCGCCTTCCAGCCGTTCGTCTACATGCTGATAGCGATGCAGATCGGGCTCGATACCTATCTGGCGCGTCGTCGCAAGGAGGCGGCTTTCCGTCCCCTGGTCGATGCCCGCGCCGCGCCCAAGGTTGCATGA
- a CDS encoding biopolymer transporter ExbD, producing MAMSGGKDDGEPMMEMNTTPLIDVMLVLLIMFIITIPVQTHAVKIDLPVDSQTPPDVQIEPVKNKLTVDTNDTIAWNGTPVSQGQLAGILAQTRNMDPEPELQFQPDARSRYQITDEVLAVIKRSGVTKLGFVGNEQYGTFQKPPGS from the coding sequence ATGGCAATGAGTGGCGGCAAGGACGATGGCGAGCCGATGATGGAGATGAACACGACGCCGTTGATCGACGTCATGCTCGTGCTCCTCATCATGTTCATCATCACCATCCCGGTCCAGACCCATGCGGTGAAGATCGACCTTCCGGTGGACAGCCAGACCCCGCCGGACGTCCAGATCGAACCGGTCAAGAATAAGCTGACTGTCGATACCAACGATACCATCGCGTGGAATGGCACGCCGGTATCGCAGGGACAGCTGGCCGGCATTCTGGCCCAGACCCGCAACATGGATCCGGAGCCCGAACTGCAGTTCCAGCCGGATGCCCGTTCGCGCTACCAGATCACCGACGAGGTTCTCGCCGTGATCAAGCGCAGTGGCGTCACCAAGCTGGGCTTCGTGGGTAACGAACAGTATGGCACGTTCCAGAAGCCCCCGGGCAGCTGA
- a CDS encoding aminopeptidase P family protein: MSTHEARLAALREELKRQGLDGFVVPICDEHMSEYIGAYAQRLEWLTGFGGSAGAAVVLSDRAAIFVDGRYTIQVRDQVDGRLFEYVGTAQQSVAEWLGANASEGAVIGYDAWLHTREWVKQATGKLAKSGASLKSVASNPVDAVWHDQPARPDAIMKPHGLEYAGRDAGEKRGDIARWLTEEKLDAAVITALDSVAWVFNVRGGDVTHTPVTLSYGVVHQDGSADLYVAPEKVTDDLRAHLGNQVALHGYDSFPAGLDALSGKAVAVDPERAVAAIFSRLETAGAKIVARRDPSVLPRAMKNETEIVGHRAAQARDGAAVSRFLHWLSIAGPAGGQTELSAAAKLLEFRVATGKLIDTSFDTISGASSNGAICHYRVSEETNLPIVMDSLYLVDSGGQYLDGTTDITRTIAIGTPTVEMKRRFTQVLKGHIALATIRFPKGTTGGQLDTLARQFLWADGVDYAHGTGHGVGSFLAVHEGPQRIAAFGGQGEPLRPGMICSNEPGYYKAGEFGIRIENLVLVEPLEIDGAELDMLGFETLTFAPIDRTCIDPQLLSPAELAWLNAYHAKVMDIVAPQLEGDALAWLEQACAPID; the protein is encoded by the coding sequence ATGTCCACCCACGAAGCCCGCCTCGCCGCCCTGCGCGAAGAACTGAAGCGTCAGGGGCTGGATGGCTTTGTCGTTCCGATCTGTGACGAGCATATGAGCGAATATATCGGTGCCTATGCCCAGCGGCTGGAATGGCTGACCGGTTTTGGCGGATCGGCGGGGGCTGCAGTGGTGCTATCCGACCGGGCGGCGATATTCGTCGACGGACGCTATACCATCCAGGTGCGCGATCAGGTCGATGGGCGGCTGTTCGAATATGTCGGGACGGCGCAGCAGTCGGTCGCCGAATGGTTGGGTGCGAACGCCTCCGAAGGTGCCGTGATCGGCTATGATGCATGGCTGCACACGCGGGAATGGGTGAAGCAGGCCACGGGCAAGCTCGCCAAATCCGGCGCTTCGCTCAAGTCCGTCGCCAGCAACCCGGTCGATGCCGTGTGGCACGATCAGCCTGCGCGCCCCGATGCGATCATGAAGCCGCATGGCCTGGAATATGCGGGCCGTGACGCGGGCGAAAAGCGCGGCGACATCGCCCGCTGGCTGACGGAAGAAAAGCTGGACGCCGCCGTCATCACCGCGCTCGATTCGGTCGCCTGGGTGTTCAACGTGCGTGGCGGCGATGTCACGCATACGCCGGTGACGCTGTCTTATGGCGTGGTCCATCAGGACGGCAGCGCCGACCTCTATGTCGCGCCTGAAAAGGTGACCGATGATCTGCGCGCGCATCTGGGCAATCAGGTGGCGCTGCACGGCTATGACAGCTTCCCTGCCGGGCTGGATGCACTGAGCGGCAAGGCGGTGGCGGTCGACCCCGAACGGGCGGTGGCCGCCATCTTCTCGCGGCTGGAAACGGCAGGCGCGAAGATCGTTGCCCGGCGCGATCCCAGCGTGCTGCCGCGCGCGATGAAGAATGAAACCGAGATCGTCGGCCATCGCGCGGCTCAGGCCCGCGATGGCGCTGCCGTCAGCCGTTTCCTCCACTGGCTGTCGATCGCGGGCCCGGCGGGCGGCCAGACCGAGCTTTCGGCCGCCGCCAAGCTGCTGGAATTCCGCGTAGCGACCGGCAAGCTCATCGACACATCGTTCGACACGATCTCCGGTGCGTCATCCAATGGCGCGATCTGCCACTATCGCGTGTCGGAAGAGACCAACCTGCCGATCGTGATGGACAGCCTGTACCTCGTCGATTCCGGCGGCCAGTATCTGGATGGCACCACCGACATCACCCGCACCATCGCCATTGGCACGCCGACCGTGGAAATGAAGCGCCGCTTCACTCAGGTGCTCAAGGGCCATATCGCGCTTGCCACCATCCGCTTCCCCAAGGGCACCACCGGCGGTCAGCTCGACACGCTGGCGCGGCAGTTCCTCTGGGCCGATGGCGTCGATTACGCGCACGGCACCGGCCATGGCGTGGGCAGCTTCCTGGCGGTTCATGAAGGCCCGCAGCGCATCGCGGCCTTTGGCGGCCAAGGCGAACCTCTGCGTCCCGGCATGATCTGCTCGAACGAGCCCGGCTATTACAAGGCCGGCGAATTCGGCATCCGCATCGAAAATCTGGTGCTGGTCGAGCCGCTGGAGATCGACGGTGCAGAGCTCGACATGCTGGGCTTCGAGACGCTGACCTTCGCGCCGATCGATCGCACCTGCATCGATCCGCAGCTGCTCAGCCCTGCAGAACTCGCCTGGCTGAACGCTTACCATGCCAAGGTGATGGACATTGTCGCGCCGCAGCTGGAGGGCGACGCCCTGGCCTGGCTGGAACAGGCCTGCGCGCCCATCGATTGA
- a CDS encoding S9 family peptidase, with amino-acid sequence MPDTAKPPIAEQRPYSFERHGVTVEDPWHWLRDAGYPKVDDADVLAYLEAENRWFEAAMQPHEALTQTLFEEMKGRIKEDDSSVPQKDGEWLYWVEYDKGAQYKKWYRKPVAGGDRQLILDETELAKDKDYFRLGAFSVSPDGRLLAYSVDDNGSERFEARFKDLTTGQILPDVIPGTLSSLVWTADGKALIYGLANENWRTDNARLHVLGKPLAEDVELYKEADEGFRVDVGVTSNEKYIVIATGDNETSEIRLLPANNVLAEPILVSPRKKGREYDVEERDGTLFIHTNDDHVNFRLATASLDKPDEWTTLIPGSDDFYMTDIAAFKDFYVVEGRRDGLDQIEIRDYADPGRVQPITFPEASYSASLGDNPEWDMKVLRLAYESMVTPDTVYDYDVASQKLTVLKVQEVPSGYNAADYETERLMIAARDGTQVPVSVIYRKGFKKDGSAPLHLYAYGAYGYAIPPSFSVTRLSLVDRGFAYAIAHIRGGDDLGRKWYLDGKLTKRTNTFNDFVDVAKGLIAKGYTAKGKVTASGGSAGGELMGVVVNTDPDLWGAVVAHVPFVDVVNTMLDESLPLTPGEWPEWGNPITDKAAFDLLRSYSPYDNVKRQAYPPLLVTAGLNDPRVTYWEPAKWVAKLRLTKTDDNALLLKTNMGAGHGGKSGRFDSLKETAEEFAFILWQMGMAGQ; translated from the coding sequence ATGCCCGATACCGCCAAGCCGCCCATTGCCGAACAGCGGCCCTATAGCTTCGAACGCCATGGCGTGACGGTCGAGGACCCGTGGCACTGGCTGCGCGATGCCGGCTATCCCAAGGTCGATGACGCCGATGTGCTCGCTTATCTGGAGGCAGAGAACCGCTGGTTCGAGGCCGCGATGCAGCCGCATGAGGCGCTGACGCAGACGCTGTTCGAGGAAATGAAGGGTCGCATCAAGGAGGATGACAGCTCGGTTCCGCAGAAGGACGGCGAGTGGCTCTACTGGGTCGAATATGACAAGGGCGCGCAATACAAGAAATGGTATCGCAAGCCCGTCGCCGGCGGCGATCGTCAGCTTATCCTCGACGAGACAGAGCTGGCCAAGGACAAGGACTATTTCCGCCTCGGCGCCTTTTCGGTCAGTCCCGATGGCAGGCTGCTCGCCTATTCGGTCGATGACAACGGGTCGGAACGGTTCGAGGCGCGGTTCAAGGACCTGACCACCGGACAGATCCTGCCCGACGTCATCCCTGGCACCTTGTCCAGCCTGGTCTGGACCGCCGATGGCAAGGCGCTGATCTATGGTCTGGCCAATGAGAACTGGCGCACCGACAATGCGCGGCTGCACGTGCTGGGCAAGCCGCTGGCCGAGGATGTCGAGCTGTACAAGGAGGCCGACGAGGGCTTTCGCGTCGATGTGGGGGTGACGTCGAACGAGAAATATATCGTCATCGCGACCGGCGACAACGAGACCAGCGAGATCCGCCTGCTGCCCGCCAACAATGTGCTGGCCGAGCCGATCCTTGTCAGCCCGCGCAAGAAGGGCCGCGAATATGATGTCGAGGAACGCGACGGCACGCTGTTCATCCACACCAATGACGATCACGTCAATTTCCGCCTTGCCACGGCCAGCCTGGACAAGCCGGACGAGTGGACCACGCTGATCCCCGGTTCCGACGATTTCTACATGACCGATATCGCGGCCTTCAAGGATTTCTATGTCGTCGAAGGGCGGCGGGACGGCCTCGATCAGATCGAGATCCGCGATTACGCGGACCCCGGCAGGGTCCAGCCGATCACCTTCCCCGAGGCCAGCTATTCGGCCTCGCTCGGCGACAATCCCGAATGGGACATGAAGGTGCTGCGCCTGGCCTATGAATCGATGGTCACGCCCGACACGGTATATGATTATGATGTCGCGTCGCAAAAGCTGACCGTGCTGAAGGTGCAGGAAGTGCCTTCCGGCTATAATGCCGCCGATTACGAGACCGAGCGGCTGATGATCGCAGCGCGCGACGGCACGCAGGTCCCGGTATCGGTGATCTACCGCAAGGGCTTCAAGAAGGACGGCAGCGCGCCGCTGCACCTTTATGCCTATGGTGCCTATGGCTATGCGATACCGCCCAGCTTCTCGGTCACCCGACTGAGCCTGGTCGATCGCGGCTTTGCCTATGCCATCGCGCATATCCGGGGCGGCGATGATCTTGGGCGCAAATGGTATCTCGATGGCAAGCTGACCAAGCGCACCAACACGTTCAACGACTTTGTCGATGTCGCCAAGGGGCTGATCGCCAAGGGCTATACCGCCAAGGGCAAGGTCACCGCGAGCGGCGGTTCGGCAGGCGGCGAGCTGATGGGCGTGGTCGTCAACACCGATCCCGACCTGTGGGGCGCGGTCGTGGCGCACGTGCCGTTTGTCGATGTGGTCAACACCATGCTGGACGAAAGCCTGCCGCTGACGCCGGGCGAATGGCCCGAATGGGGCAACCCGATCACCGACAAGGCGGCGTTCGATCTGCTGCGCTCATACAGCCCTTATGACAATGTGAAGCGCCAGGCCTATCCGCCGCTGCTGGTCACAGCCGGGCTCAACGACCCACGTGTGACCTATTGGGAACCCGCCAAATGGGTCGCCAAGCTGCGGTTGACCAAGACTGACGACAACGCGCTGCTGCTCAAGACCAATATGGGCGCGGGCCATGGTGGCAAGTCGGGCCGGTTTGATTCGCTCAAGGAGACGGCGGAAGAGTTCGCCTTCATCCTCTGGCAGATGGGCATGGCCGGCCAGTAA